ATGCGCCATCCTTGATTTCAACAGGCCCCTCCAAGTCGACGATATATTACCCTTTGACTCAGCTTGCAAGAAATTACAATGACCCAAATATTTTGACCGGAAAACATGACACCAAAGAGAATCATGTTGATTAAAAATCCTCCAACTAGATTTAGCAAGCATGGACATAATATTTAAGCGAGCTTTACGCAGTCCAAGACCCCGACTCACGTTTGTACGACAAGCTAGGTCCCAACTCACCTAGTGATTATGAGAATAATATGTAGACCCTCCCCAAATAAAGTTGCAAGTGAGCTTATCCAAGTGACCACAGGCAGAAGCCGAAAGTAAGGCTGTTTGCATAGAATACGAAGGAATAGAAGACGTTGTAAACTGAATAATAACATTACAACCTGCCAGAGATAAAACCTTCAATTAACAGAGCATACAAGTTTTTATTAGCTCGTATATAGATGACGGGAACCACAAAAACGTACCCAAATCAATATTCGAGAAATTTaagattattaaaacaataaaatttaacaagaaaTAAATTCAGAATTTAAATATAGCTCAAATACTTAACTCCAAATTATGTCATTCTTATAAGATTTTCTTAAAACACCTCCGAATACCAAATTCATGccagaaataatttttaaataaaaatcttgggttagtttttttattttgaaaacagCTTTTCAACCCTCTATCCCGACTTATGAAACCTAAAAACTCCACCGacaatgtaccaaatatttttctcatcttatatgaaattaagagtaaataaatttttttattatttattttataaaagaaggAAGTTtcttatgaattaaattaaatttcaaatttaagcatTATAAAAGGATAAAATCATAATAGTAAATAAATGTCAACCATTTAGTCTAACaaacaatattataaaaatgaaaaaatctaaattaaaatataaaattaaatttcaaacttagtAATAACGCTACCATAATTTTtgcaattataaaaatagagggCGAATTAGGTGGGTATGTTTTTACCACTTGATTACGTGGGTATAAATAATGCAAATACTAATCTaggataaatatataatttatttcattttaaattaaaatttattattaatgaaacaaaattttataaaaacccAGCGCCAGGGTAACTCTAgttttaatatatcaaaaatatattttaatagaatttcaaattaaaaatataaatttaaacattatagaAATAAGGTTTtcttaattcataaaattagaGGGTTACCCGAATAGTAAATGGTATTACTTACTCCTAACTAAAACCTTTTAATAATTAtcacttcaaaattcaaatttagtttaaatatttataaaaaatcctCTTCCACCGATTATCGCGTGCAtaattttttgggtaaattacattagtaattacacaattatttataattttttcgatcacccaactataaaaagtacaaaatgatcattaaactattagtaaatatttaaaaacaaatttatcaactaaatataattgaaaacatacaaaaaatgaaaacacaaaaatttaagataataatcttaatcttttctcattcttttaaaattaaccctcaatattacaaagaaaaataaaattgtaaaaaaaaagaaaaaccaaattacacaatatgtaaatattgagggttaattttttataataaaaaataaattgacacaatttataaatattaaaatttaaagttgttattatacaaattttaaaatatatataactagttgacttttttttttttaataaaacctgTTCTTTCTTGCTTTGTTCGAAGAAATTGCATCCAATTCCTTACAAAGGAAGAACGGCAGAAAAGCGGGAACCTACCCTCACATCGGTCAAAGAAATAAGAGTGAAGGACAAAGGTAAACAgccattttctttgtttctctgGGTAGGAAACACTAAAACCCTTAGAAAAATACctcttcaactcactttttttcCTTAAAGCAATGGCAATAGAGAAACCACTATTCATGAAGATACTTTCAAGGACGGATATCAAGGTGCGGTTGTCTGTTCCAACTAAGAAGAAAAGATGTTTCCTGAATTTCCAAAACCGGCATAAGGTGGAGTTTAAGGTGAAGGACGACAATGGGAAAGACTGGGTGTTTTGTTGTTCAATAAGGAAGAAGAAAGGCTATCGGAAGCCGGTTCTCAGTAAAGGATGGCTTCCATTTGTGCGGTGTTGGAAGCTGGAAATCGGTGATGGAGTGAGAGTTTATAGGATGATGGATAAAGATGGTAAGGAGTACTATAGAATTGAAGTGATCAAGAGAAGAGATTCACCTTTAATTCGGAACCACGATGCCGAAGAACCATCAGCCTTGGCGGTAGCAAGCTACGGTGATGTTGAAGAGGAAGCATATGAAGTTGGAGGTGAGTtcttgatgaatgcttgagttgAATTGATATGAGTTGGATTGAATATTGAagcaaggactaaattgaataaaataaaaattttatgacttaaattgatatgtgaaattGGTATGAACTTGAgttggtatatatatgtcacgtattgaattgataagttgatgatgaaaatttgaaataaataagcttgatttgaattgtatattaaaattatcctaTTAGTTGTCGGACCGAGTCGAATATAATTGACATattatagaattaaattattaattgaaaattattgtTGCCGGATAATCTGTGgtgataatttttatacttgaaTCATCATTGCCGAACAATCCAGGGTGACGTAAATGGTGAGGATTTTGTAAGCTCGTATGGCaccaaattaccaaattacacagttacaaaaaaaataaaggaagacAAAGAAAAAACATTTCTTAAGCTCATATGGCACccgaaaatgattatatgaCATAGAATGAATGTgaaatgcattaaattgcatgtgTGAGTGGTTGTATGAAGTATATGTGACTCTAATTGCTCCAATAATGATTGTAGCATCTCGTAGCTCAGGACGACCGAATTAAATATTGGATGgtacatattatataaatttaaaataaaacccaatttttaaatttgacatgTTAAATTAGAATACAAGACATAAATTCAGAATTTAGATATAGCTCAAATCAAAGGTGAATCTGAGGGGCTAACAAGGCTCGACTccccttaaaatagaaaaatactaTTTAgactctttaaaaattttaaaattttaaattaataaaggtaaaattaaaatttgcttctctaaaattataaaaaaattaatttaatcttttaaaattataaaaatatagactattaaaattaaaatttcattttatcgcctaaaagaattttctaacttcacccctaactcaaataattaaatccaaaatttgCCATATCATTCTATACTTAGCCTCAACAATTAATCCAATAAGATTTTCTTAAAACCCCTCCAAATACCAAATCTATGTCAgcaaaaattcttaatatacgaaaataatcttttaaattaaaaatctcaggttaataaaaatacatttaaaatatattttttactctAAAACAGGTTTAAAAATTTGTTGCGTCTCCTTTTctaaaatacttatttttaaatattttattatatctctATAAAATTGTCAACCCTCTCATTCTATTTGTAGAAAGTTTcctatgaattaaattaaatttgaaatttagacATTATAAAAGACCTAAACCATAATAGTGAATATTGACCATTTAAACTGACAAATAATGTCataaaacaatatcaaattaaaatataaaaattaaaactcatacaaTACCAAACAAaaccattaattattttttgtgaaaGTTGATAAGATTTTCTTAAAAGCCCCCTCCAAATATCAACTCCATGTCAGCaaaaattagtgtttttaatctaccaaaataatatttttaaagtaacccccccccccccttctcCAAACAATCCGTGTACTCCATATCACTccataccaaaataatatttaatctaCCTCTTCAACTCACTTTTCCTTAAACaatggaaatagaaaaactattATTCGTCAAGAGACTTACAAAGATTGATACTGAGAACAGGTTGTCTGTTCCAAATAAAGTGGGAGTTTAAGGTGAAGGATGACTGACCATGGCAAAGTCTGGTTATTTTGTTGTTCTATAAGGAGGAAGAAAGACTATCCGAAGCCTGTTCTTAGTAAGGGATGGCTTCCATTTTTGCAGCGTTGGAAGCCGGCAATCGGTGATACAGTGATGGTTTGTAGGAAGATGGATAAAGATGGTTAGGGGCACAACAGAATTGGAATGATTAGGGGAGAATGTTTACCACTAGTTCAGAACCACGATGCTGAAGAGCCATCAGCCTTGGCGGTGGCAAGCTACACTGATGTTGAAGAGGAAGCAACTGTTGCCTCCAACAGCAGCACTGGTCGAACTGTAAACAATGAACAGACTGAAGGGCTTCAAAATCAACCTGGTCTGATGTTTGAATTTATTAGCCTGAAGCCAGATATAACAGTTAGTGAACCAAAAGTCATCGAGTTATTTGGGTTGGGCTCACAAGAACAAAGAGAAATGGAACATCCAAGCATTCTAGCTCTACATAACAAGGTTGAAATGCCAGTTACCAGTTCGAGAGCTCCTTACTTTAAGTTCCTTTGATGGTTTTCCACCTGTCTTTTTGGGCTTAgtgaattatattaatttgaaaggAGAGATGTTTTGTTGTATTTCCCCAAGGATGTAATAAAATTACCAAGCACGTAGATTTCATCTAAGCTAAGAGCGTACATAAAGTGACTATACATTTCAATAAGAACTGCAAACTAGCAGCTATACAAACAGTTCCCCGTAATCATACATACACAATCGAAAAGGGAAACATGTTCTCTAAATCATCGTTTATGGTTGCAATGAGGATTGCACtatcagaaaagaaaaacaaacgaAAGAGAAGGGGCAGGACATGTTCTCTAAATCATCATTTATGGTTGCAATGAGGATTGCACtatcagaaaagaaaaacaaacgaAAGAGAAGGGGCAGGAgaatgacattttaattaaacaagGCTATAATACAAAACTTTTGGAGGTTCTTGCTCTCACCAAAGTAGTTTCCAATCCACCTTGGTACCTTAAGACTTCAAAACTTCTGATATGAAATGCAAGTAATGCACCCATGTATTCATCGTAAAAGACTAAAGACCAAGCTTCGAGAGCAGTTCCCTCCATCTTGGGGTCTCTTCGTCGAAAATGTAGGTCAATGGTGAAATTAGCACTCCACTGCCTCCAATCTGAACCagagaaaattcaaattcatgacTATAATGATGTGCACTACTTAAACTAGTGCTGCAAATAGAACAAGCATTAAAACCACAGTTTCCATAACATATAGGCAGTATTTATCATAATTTGTCATGACTTACCGCTCTCAACTGTTGTACAGACTTGTATAGAGCTTTTTTCGGTACACATATGACTATCGCATAGTAGTCAGCAGCTACTTTTCCATCACGCTTGCAAAGAACTGGAGATACTGTGGGGCCCTGCAAAATGCAAACATGGATATTTCTAAAACCCATCTTAGATTTAGCAATAGATTAGGAAAAAGTGAGAGTCTCCAGGAAGcaaaatcttttcaaaactCACCTGCAACCCAGATAATGATGGCTGGCTCAGTACTCGCTCAGCAACTTCCTCTGCGCTACTGCCCCTCATATTTGCAGTTACCTGCCATAAAAAGATAAACAGGATGAATACTGGGAGGGAAGGGAAAAGATAACAAAACAGGATGAATACTGGGAGGGAAGGGAAAAGATAACAACAAAGAATCACGAATATCCATACCATGAACTGATCAGCTGCCCTCAAATGAGCCTCAAATCTTTCCAGAATCTCGTGTGTTGTGTCTAGAGCTCCCTTCCGCTGGATTAATGCTTTTCTGCTTGCAACTAGAACAGCCTGAAGAAAAATGGACTATTCTAAAAACAAATCCTTTTAAAATAGCATACTCCAGATGACAAGATAACATTCTTGAAAATTGCAGGAACAGGAAAGATATAGAGCTGGTTACCTGACTTTCCAatacaactccaccttcaatcTCTTTCAAGTTGTTTTCCCTCAGAGTTGTCCCGCTACTCACAAGGTCCAAGATTGCATCAGCTATTCCCATCTATATTAATAACAAAGAGAAGTTATTTACATAACATCATGAAGACAAATAGAACCATCATTTTCCAAACTGCTTCATCCATATCTAGTAAGTACTGTCTTTCAAATATCATTTCCTTCAATAAGGGAAAGACAGGACATTTTGTTCAGTCAAATATCAATTGGGTGAAAAACAGGCAGGTAGAACAGCAGAATTGCCTTTAGGGTCAGCTACCTCATTAATAAAGGGCTTCCAACCTGCCACCCCCACCCCTAAATTGAGTAAGAACTCAATATGGAGTTATTAGTTAGGCAGCATATTCGTTGCCTGGTAagcttctttctcttctttcctCTGATTATGTATCTTAGTTTCTATGGTAGTCTCATTGCTACGTTCCCTTGTTACTTCTTCCTTTTGTCATATAAACAACCTCACTTCCCTTCATTCACTCCTTCCATTTTTATCATCTAACCCCAAAATGGGAACGGAACAATCTTTTTTCTCTTATCACATATCAGATAATGCATGCCCATACCGTTTAAAttgagagagagaaagagaactAATCTATTTATAGTTTATGAATCCGGAAAACAATCTTAAGACTCGTAAGCAGGCAGCAGAGAATTAACTGAGGTGTATGAGCAACTAGACTTGGAAGTCTGAAGTTCAAGCgggaatatttttcctttagGAAAGCAATAATATGCATGATAAGAGTGTCCAGTAAGGTTTAAGTAAATTATTACACACAGAATTGTAGAAGGATGAGCTActctttcattcaattttaaataacttcAAATGAAAAGTAAACTACAGGTACTCCGGGAGAATTTAACTCTTACCGCAGGAGCTGCCTCTAAGGCTCCATCAGCAGTTGAAAATATCACATGCTTCAATCCGTTTTCTTGCATAAATTTAGGACCAAGCTAGGTAGAAagatagaaaagaaattaaagtcaAATAGAAACAATTGCCAATAGGCAATAAGCTAACCCAAGCAGATGgtaccaaaaataatttctaaaatcaatataattatcaaaatcCATTTAAGCGGATATTATACATAAGTGAAGCCAGTTGCAACTCTTAGAGGTCTATCAATAGTCCACCGAGGCATTTGAGCTAGCTCCTTCAGTGAATTGATATTCTCAAAGATCCCATACTTAGGAATCTGAACAAAAATATGCAAATCATCAGTAGCAAGGATATCAGGAAGATGCATCTGGCTATGTACTAGTAACAAAGAATTTGCTTACTGCAAGGGACAAACGGCAATCTCCATACTTGAGGGCATCATGAACAATGATAAGATCTTCATCCCCCTGATAAAAGTATTGAAGCAGTAAAGTTCCATTCTGCATTCATTTTTTCAAGAAAGAATCTTTTTGCATATTGGCGAAAGGATAAGTGCAGTAGTAGAATAAACCAGATCACCTCCAAGCCTAACATTAGATAACTCAAACAATAATGTATAACTAGTTCTAAGATGACATGGCAAAAATAATCGGCAAGGCTGAAATTCTAACATTTTCACTGCATAGAATTAGATATTTGGATTCTCAGTAACATTTTGATAATGACAGAATGAATCAAAAAATGTTTTTGGGCCATGCAATGTCTAACTACTTACCCGCCCATATTCACTGACAGTATCAAGCCCCACAATACCAAGATCTAAATCTCCAGATAACAATTTCCGTACAATGTCTTTGGGCCGCTGAAACCAGACTTCTACATTGGAAAGCTGGGATAAAAACAAATTATGCGTTCAGTATCAATCCTACATATAAATCATATACAGGTCCCAAGTACAAAGCATATTGTGAGAGAGAAAGATAGCACAAACCTGAGGTATTTGTGCAACATACTGTCTAGGATTGACCTGCTTAACCGACAATTGACAATCCTTTTGACAAATACAGAATAATGGAAGGGGTCAGACCAAAGAGTTTGatagagatttttttttctctaaaggAAAGACAAAATGAGGACATGATGAcatgattactaaatttatgtacatttttattattaaaaaaatacattttaaattaacttaTCATAAATGTTATCCACTTTTGTATGCAAAGCATTTTTTTGCACACCAAGTGCCAATGCCTCACTTTTACAGTTTcttatacaaaataaacaaatccatataaaattaattaataaagaaaaaaaatcaatttctaaagGTCAAATTGCGCTGCTAGTCCTAATGCAATTTGAGATTTAGCCCTTGTACtttaaaaagctaaaattaatccccttacattttttatttaaaagagtttaacTCAGTAGTTGACACCattaatattttccatcaaaattaACCATCCATGCAATCAAGCTAACGGTGCaatcatacaaatttcaaaagCAAACCATTATTATCCAGTAAGCATACCTGATTATAAgcaaattttaacagaaaatacTATCTTATCAACGTTTAGACCAGAatagattcaatttttttaactttgtatAGCAATTAAATCTCAAACTTTGTTAAAGCATAAGGACGGAAGGTATATTTCACCATTCCTATACAATTAACAGCTATATTATAGCTCGTAATGCTTGACTCTAATCATAATTCACAAACTTTAATAAGAAACAAGTGTTAAGCCAGTACTACCTTGAGTAGATCGAGAGTGTCACCAGCCATGCGACCTTTGCTAGGCAAGCCGAAACGAATCTCATCTCTTTCAACGATTTTACCATCGAATTTCCCATTAACAACGGTCGTTGTAGACTGCGACGACGAACAACAATAGATGAAGCTGCGTTTAGAAACCGATACGTAGAACGACGGAGGAGGAAGTGAGACCGAGGAGGCGGCCGTGAATGCGGAGGAGAATTGAGACATTTTCTATGGCTGACCCccaaaattaaaaccctaaagcAATTATCGGATTCTATGAatggaaattttgatttttgagatattttgaagtaaaacaaaataataaaaaagtaaaatccaaAGGAAAATACAGTGACGACTGACGAGGGACTAAACAATGAGCCGCGGCAAGATGGAAGGTAGTTAGTGTGTTTTTCTggcataatatcaaatttaaccttcaatatttacatcttttatcaatttgatctttattttctttaagctAATTTTGTCAgttaacctttttaaaaaataatttttttttgttattttagcagaaatactaattaaaatattgtttttttaaaacataatttcttGGCCATTCACAtgtaatttatacaatttttttaaaattttttgaatatttataagGGATAATGATAAGTTTTACCCgtattctttaataaaattgtcAATGTGGTACTTGTACTTTCACTTTATCCATTGCGGTacctaaacttttattttgtctATTGATTTGGTACCTGACCCTAATGGTGTCAGAAATTTTGTTGATGTGGGAAGATAAGGATCGAGTACCAAATCCCATAGGCGGAataaaagtttaggtaccacaTTGATAATTTCGTTAAAGTATAGCGTAAAACTTTCTATTAtccctttttataatttttaaattatttgttgacgcatataagataaataatgCCAAATCAATATGAAGTATATAAGGACTATCATGTGGGTTGTCAAGCTgacattgttaaaaattaatgttttagtcgagcatttccattaaaaattattttactctttttttaaaaagcttgagagctaaatttagctcaaaaaaagaataaggttcgaattgaaaaatgtaaagtctaaggactaaatttagtattatgccttttttttttgttgaaactCAATTGAGGCTGTGGGAAGTGAGCGGTGTGATTTGGTGCGGTCGGAGATATTTCTGGTAGATGAAGGTGACCACTCATGAGGGGCATACAGCCTCCGAATTCTTCCTTTACAATGAGACAAAACTGTCAAGGTAACCCTCCAAAAGAAATATTTCTTtggtttaatgaaaatttattatttttagtggtcaatactttttaatttaattcttttattttttataattggttATGAAtaagagtttaaaaaaatatattataaacaataattttaaagtatttataaattttaattaattaaaatatttaaaattaattgaagttaaagtttaaaaaatttaacttaaaaattgttaaatgttacTTTTTACTAGGgttgaattaataaattaaaaatttattcccCATTTAAAAATACTATCCATCCTAACTCAATTCAATTCGATTTCATGATAAATAGGTAATCATCTTATTTTGTACAATTTGAacttaaactaaactaaatacAAAATTGAACTGAGCACGAAATAATTTAAACTCTTAatgattgaaatttgaaattactattataaaaatatcaaaacctaTAACGACTCAGCTCAAAAACTTAGACTCAAACTCAAATGATTCGAATCTGAAAAACTAAAACCAAAACAACCCAAATTGATAAGTGCGTATTTTTCAATCTATTTATGATATATTCCTCttgaattttgttatttaacttcttaattatattatttatacttatattttatttattatagatTTAGGTGAATAATTCGAGAAAAATGAGTAAACTTTCAATACAATATTATTACCGTATTTCGActataattttagttataaaatttcattttgggctcataatatataaattcaaaagtaATCGAAaggtttaactaatattatttcACAACCCAAGCCCAAGAAACATCAAGGTGTCTAAAATGGTTTGGAAGTTTGACACAAAAATTTATCAAtctttaaaagtattttttattagttttaatgttttaaataaaaaaaggcatGTTTTTCCGTCTTGAATCAAGTGctataaattagttttaaaacatagtttattttcatatttaaaatgtttataaagtatttttaatttaaaaatattttaaatttcttcttcctttaattgctt
The sequence above is a segment of the Gossypium raimondii isolate GPD5lz chromosome 4, ASM2569854v1, whole genome shotgun sequence genome. Coding sequences within it:
- the LOC105780167 gene encoding uncharacterized protein LOC105780167, producing MAIEKPLFMKILSRTDIKVRLSVPTKKKRCFLNFQNRHKVEFKVKDDNGKDWVFCCSIRKKKGYRKPVLSKGWLPFVRCWKLEIGDGVRVYRMMDKDGKEYYRIEVIKRRDSPLIRNHDAEEPSALAVASYGDVEEEAYEVGGEFLMNA
- the LOC105780166 gene encoding ATP phosphoribosyltransferase 2, chloroplastic isoform X2 encodes the protein MSQFSSAFTAASSVSLPPPSFYVSVSKRSFIYCCSSSQSTTTVVNGKFDGKIVERDEIRFGLPSKGRMAGDTLDLLKDCQLSVKQVNPRQYVAQIPQLSNVEVWFQRPKDIVRKLLSGDLDLGIVGLDTVSEYGRGDEDLIIVHDALKYGDCRLSLAIPKYGIFENINSLKELAQMPRWTIDRPLRVATGFTYLGPKFMQENGLKHVIFSTADGALEAAPAMGIADAILDLVSSGTTLRENNLKEIEGGVVLESQAVLVASRKALIQRKGALDTTHEILERFEAHLRAADQFMVTANMRGSSAEEVAERVLSQPSLSGLQGPTVSPVLCKRDGKVAADYYAIVICVPKKALYKSVQQLRAIGGSGVLISPLTYIFDEETPRWRELLSKLGL
- the LOC105780166 gene encoding ATP phosphoribosyltransferase 2, chloroplastic isoform X1 — encoded protein: MSQFSSAFTAASSVSLPPPSFYVSVSKRSFIYCCSSSQSTTTVVNGKFDGKIVERDEIRFGLPSKGRMAGDTLDLLKDCQLSVKQVNPRQYVAQIPQLSNVEVWFQRPKDIVRKLLSGDLDLGIVGLDTVSEYGRNGTLLLQYFYQGDEDLIIVHDALKYGDCRLSLAIPKYGIFENINSLKELAQMPRWTIDRPLRVATGFTYLGPKFMQENGLKHVIFSTADGALEAAPAMGIADAILDLVSSGTTLRENNLKEIEGGVVLESQAVLVASRKALIQRKGALDTTHEILERFEAHLRAADQFMVTANMRGSSAEEVAERVLSQPSLSGLQGPTVSPVLCKRDGKVAADYYAIVICVPKKALYKSVQQLRAIGGSGVLISPLTYIFDEETPRWRELLSKLGL